The nucleotide sequence AAACTTCTTCTTTGTCCCAAAATAGTGAAACAATAGTCCTTTTGAAATCCCTGCCTCTTGTACTATATTATCAGTTCGAGCATTTTTATACCCATTAAGACCAAATTCTTTAAGCCCAGCATTGATTATTCTAGTTCTTTTTTCTTCATCTAAGCTGTGAAATTTTTCTAACATTTCGCTACCTCCATTGACTATATTGGTCAATACTTTAGTATAATTATACCCTTATTGACCCTGTTAGTCAATAAGGGTGGTTAAATTTAGAATTTATTATTGATTTCCCATAAATAAAAGGATGCTATGGTTCCATAGGGAGAATATCTGTTCTTATAATTGATAAATTCTTCTTTAGTTAATTTTTCTAGATTGTATAACTTCATCATCCCTTTTCTAATCCCCAAATCATTGAAACTGACTATATCTTTTCTCCCTAAAGAAAAAATCAAAAGCATTTCTACCGTCCACTGTCCTACTCCCGGTAATCTTGTTAACTTTCTTATAATTTCCTGATCAGAAAGATTATCTAAAGAATTAAAATCCACTTTCTTCTCCTTAGCAGACTTGGCTATATTCTTGATATATTGAATTTTTCTTCCAGATATGCCACATTCCCGAATTTCTTCCTCCGAAATATCCAATAAAGTATCAGGAGTAATTCTGCCTATTTTTGTAAG is from Anaerobranca gottschalkii DSM 13577 and encodes:
- a CDS encoding DNA-3-methyladenine glycosylase family protein, with product MEFVYGKEETEYLKETDPLLGKVIDEIGYISREINPNPFSALVESVISQQVSSKAAQTIINRLLTKIGRITPDTLLDISEEEIRECGISGRKIQYIKNIAKSAKEKKVDFNSLDNLSDQEIIRKLTRLPGVGQWTVEMLLIFSLGRKDIVSFNDLGIRKGMMKLYNLEKLTKEEFINYKNRYSPYGTIASFYLWEINNKF